In Ignavibacteriales bacterium, the genomic window GTTCATATGCCTGCTTCAAGGATTTGATATCAATTTTTTTCATTTGAAGCATTGCCTCCATAACTCGTTTAGATTTTCCAGCATCTTTATCGCTTAATAATTTACCCAGAATGGAAGGAACGATCTGCCATGACAAACCAAATTTGTCTTTAAGCCATCCGCATTGTTGAGCTTTTTCATCTCCGCCTTTAGAAAGTTTTGCCCAATAATAATCAACTTCTTCCTGCGTTTCGCAATTCACAACGAAAGAAATAGCTTCTGTAAATTTGAAGTGAGGACCGCCATTTAGAGCTATAAATTCTTGTCCTTCAAGTTGGAATGTTGCTGCCATTACCGATCCTTTCGGTCTTCCTGATGCTGCTGCTCCAGCTTCATCATACCGGGAAACACTTCCGATTTTTGAGTTTTTGAAAATGGTAGTATAATAATTAATTGCTTCTTCAGCATTATTATCAAACCACAGAAATGGGGTTATCTTTTGCATAGTTTTTAGTCCTTTCAATTATTATTAAGATTTATTATTACATTAATATCATTCTACATTGCTACTAGAATTAACCAGGTCCAAAAGTTAAAACAACAACTCTCTACGGAAAGGTACTTGTTTGCAACAGTTTCAGGCTGGTTGTTTCTTTGAACAAAGGTAATCCGCCGGTTAGAAACAGGGGATGTAGAATCAATTTAAACTCATCTATTAGTCCGTACTTAGAAAGTGAATGGATAAATGATGCACCACCATGCACCAGTATTTCTTTGCCAGGCTCTTGCTTAAGCTGCGCAATTCCTTTTACTAAATCGCCATTGTAAACTTGTGTATCTTTCCAATCCGCTTGCTTCATGGATTTAGAATAAACGACTTTCGGAATCTCATTCATCGGTGGTGCAAACGCTTCGTTTGAAGCGGGCCAATATGCAGCCATCTCATCGTACAAATTGCAACCCATAATATGTGTTCCTGCCTGCCACAATAGATCGACTTCCCACGATTTCAACTCATCATCATAAGTATGAAAGATCCAGCTAAGATCGCCGTCTGCAGCCCGAATATAACCATCAAGTGAAACGCGTAATGGTGGTTTAGAATTAATTATTGATGCAAGCACTGGAAGCCAGGTTGATGCAGGTGCGGGTTCATCATCAACAATATTGTAAATTCCTTTAGAACCATTTTCTATGGATAATACTGTTGCCATGATGCCGGTAGCGCCTGCTAAAAAAATTGTCATATATATTTCCTATAAACTGATTTAAGAATTATTAGTTCTTTCTATCTCAATTCATTCTGGTAATGTAGAACAACTACACCCGAACCAAATGTCCTGGTCTCCAACAGTTTCAGATTCATCCTACTCTTTATATCTTTAAATAATGGCGTTCCTGTTCCCAATACAATCGGCTGAACCACAAACCAATATTCATCAATCATTCCCAGTTGCATAAAAGTTGATGCGATGCTGAGACCTCCTACTGAAAGACTTTTACCAGGTTGCTGCTTCATTCTTAAGACTTCTTCTATCATATCTTTCTTGACTAATCTTGTATTACTCCAATCAACCTTTTCGAGAGTTTTGGAAAAAACAATCTTGGATATACTATTAATTCCGTCAGCAAACTTAATCATGCTCTTTGTACTTATAGGATCTTCCGGAGCATTGGGCCAGAAGCTTTGTAGTAGTTGATAAGTTTTACGTCCCAACAAAACAGTGTCCACTTCATCAAATAGATTAGAGTAAAAATCATGCAATTCATAATCAGCTATCACGGCTGTATGATCTGCAAAACCATCGATAGTTACATTTATAGAAAAAATTAATTTTCTCATTTTATCTTCCGTTCACATATTCGACTTTAAATAAATCAAGTACCTATTATTTAATATAGCATTGGGAAAGTGTTTCAGTGATAAATCTATTTTTCTAAAAATTCTTTTAATCTGTTTCCAATTAAAAAACTCCAGCCGTTCATGCAGCTTTCCCTGGTAAAGTCCGGG contains:
- a CDS encoding dihydrofolate reductase family protein, which translates into the protein MRKLIFSINVTIDGFADHTAVIADYELHDFYSNLFDEVDTVLLGRKTYQLLQSFWPNAPEDPISTKSMIKFADGINSISKIVFSKTLEKVDWSNTRLVKKDMIEEVLRMKQQPGKSLSVGGLSIASTFMQLGMIDEYWFVVQPIVLGTGTPLFKDIKSRMNLKLLETRTFGSGVVVLHYQNELR
- a CDS encoding dihydrofolate reductase family protein, whose protein sequence is MTIFLAGATGIMATVLSIENGSKGIYNIVDDEPAPASTWLPVLASIINSKPPLRVSLDGYIRAADGDLSWIFHTYDDELKSWEVDLLWQAGTHIMGCNLYDEMAAYWPASNEAFAPPMNEIPKVVYSKSMKQADWKDTQVYNGDLVKGIAQLKQEPGKEILVHGGASFIHSLSKYGLIDEFKLILHPLFLTGGLPLFKETTSLKLLQTSTFP
- a CDS encoding VOC family protein, whose product is MQKITPFLWFDNNAEEAINYYTTIFKNSKIGSVSRYDEAGAAASGRPKGSVMAATFQLEGQEFIALNGGPHFKFTEAISFVVNCETQEEVDYYWAKLSKGGDEKAQQCGWLKDKFGLSWQIVPSILGKLLSDKDAGKSKRVMEAMLQMKKIDIKSLKQAYEQKEPVEEIK